One stretch of Hemibagrus wyckioides isolate EC202008001 linkage group LG01, SWU_Hwy_1.0, whole genome shotgun sequence DNA includes these proteins:
- the ptk2ab gene encoding focal adhesion kinase 1 isoform X13, with translation MEMRRQVNVAWDSGGSDEAPPKPSRPGYPSPRSSEGFYPSPQHMGQHNHFQMGGYPGPHAMPSMPSGLYPPQASGMGLDLHDGWNHHRAAQDHAMWNPGMEDGGVLRSGMGQSLPPHLMEEQLMLQQQQMEEDQRWLEQEERLMKPDSRNSRGSIEREDCSLQGPTGNQHIYQPVGKADHAVPPKKPPRPGASGHAGSAACLNTADSYNDGVKIQPQEISSPPTANLDRSNDKVYENVTALVKAVIEMSSKIQPAPPEEYVPMVKDVGLALRNLLATVDETIPLLPAHTHREVEMAQKLLNSDLAELINKMKLAQQYVMTSLQQDYKKQMLTAAHALAVDAKNLLDVIDQARLKMLGQARPH, from the exons ATGGAGATGAGGAGGCAGGTGAACGTGGCCTGGGATTCAGGGGGATCGGACGAGGCGCCCCCCAAA cccAGCAGACCTGGTTATCCAAGTCCACGCTCAAGTGAGGGTTTCTACCCCAGTCCTCAACATATGGGTCAGCACAATCACTTTCAG ATGGGAGGCTACCCAGGCCCTCACGCCATGCCCTCTATGCCCAGTGGGTTGTATCCACCACAGGCTTCAGGCATGGGGCTTGACCTCCATGACGGCTGGAATCACCACAGAGCTGCTCAAGACCATGCCATGTGGAACCCCGGCATGGAG gacgGTGGTGTGCTGAGGTCTGGCATGGGCCAGTCTCTCCCTCCTCACCTGATGGAGGAGCAGCTGAtgttgcagcagcagcagatggaGGAAGACCAGCGTTGGCTAGAGCAAGAGGAGCGTTTAATG aaaCCAGACTCTAGGAATTCCAGAGGCAGTATAGAGCGAGAGGACTGCAGTCTCCAGGGACCA ACAGGAAACCAGCACATCTACCAGCCAGTGGGAAAAGCAG ATCATGCCGTTCCTCCTAAGAAGCCTCCTCGTCCTGGAGCGTCGGGTCACGCAGGCAGCGCAGCCTGCCTTAATACTGCAGACAGCTACAACGACGGAGTCAag ATCCAGCCTCAAGAGATTAGCTCTCCCCCTACAGCTAATCTGGACCGGTCCAATGACAAAGTCTATGAGAATGTGACGGCGTTGGTGAAGGCTGTGATCGAGATGTCGAGTAAAATTCAGCCTGCTCCTCCAGAGGAATATGTGCCAATGGTGAAG GATGTAGGTTTAGCACTGAGGAATCTACTGGCCACGGTGGATGAGACGATTCCCTTGCTGCCGGCCCACACACACCGAGAG GTGGAGATGGCTCAGAAGCTGCTGAACTCTGACCTGGCTGAGCTGATCAATAAGATGAAGCTGGCGCAGCAGTATGTGATGACGAGCCTGCAGCAGGATTACAAGAAGCAGATGCTGACGGCTGCCCACGCGCTCGCCGTCGATGCCAAGAACCTGCTAGATGTGATCGACCAGGCCAGGCTGAAGATGTTGGGCCAGGCAAGGCCACACTAG